Proteins from a single region of Lysinibacillus sp. JNUCC-52:
- a CDS encoding GNAT family N-acetyltransferase, which translates to MIKLQLIRIRTEDELAYYKGIWDEILANEHNDNPFIEYAWFYNWWITIGRKERVELYAVQKDEDIVAFLPLKVRILWGVRVYTFTGENVANYSGIIARKVWQLPAITFVFDELIKKHHHVLFSFHGLLESKESSKVIEQYFVERQLRPHIFRVVTPYLAFQDVDFSSHFHNRRKIHGIDRREKKLRNLGSLRIKTPEQEDLWQMFKLFDRRWAKKVDTSGFTKGKKKEFFERLFHLKGEAMQVEVDALVFENHWLAFNYGICCRGRYVTYALGHEPNFNIFGVGRLLNQTTIKRTFSENYHMFDMSIGYEAYKFDWRSGIDFTRRIVASSKTKRAKLLLGWFVRKERLKEMLKSSQRFVGWKRHTLGEMRYLVKYGKVKDWLEYGQQFVEKFVRLKQVDLYELSPSDRVIPQQPVGELFEEMSIQEAMPLDQEEIISIFYKGYILYKDSFAQTTKPAFALHTDNLRVDALQIVEPLPKQTYFLHYDFYKDIGVITAFIQKIKPNETLWVTASFWQWRKRKRLQQLGYKRISRMKHFKCARYERNHVENYTESGGDVHSIH; encoded by the coding sequence GTGATTAAATTGCAATTAATTCGCATTAGAACAGAAGATGAACTTGCGTATTATAAGGGGATTTGGGATGAGATATTAGCGAATGAACACAATGATAATCCGTTTATTGAATATGCATGGTTTTATAACTGGTGGATTACTATTGGAAGAAAGGAACGCGTAGAGCTATATGCTGTGCAAAAGGATGAGGATATTGTGGCATTTTTGCCATTGAAGGTGCGAATACTTTGGGGTGTTCGTGTATATACCTTTACAGGTGAAAATGTAGCGAATTATTCAGGTATTATCGCTAGGAAAGTGTGGCAATTACCTGCTATAACGTTTGTATTTGATGAGCTTATAAAAAAGCATCATCACGTGTTGTTTTCATTTCATGGATTACTTGAAAGTAAAGAGTCATCGAAAGTCATTGAGCAGTATTTTGTTGAACGGCAATTGCGGCCACATATTTTTCGAGTAGTAACACCGTATCTTGCCTTTCAAGACGTTGACTTCAGCAGTCATTTCCATAACCGCAGAAAAATACATGGTATAGATAGAAGAGAAAAAAAGCTGCGAAATTTAGGTTCTTTACGTATAAAAACACCTGAGCAAGAAGACCTTTGGCAAATGTTTAAATTATTTGATCGACGTTGGGCAAAAAAGGTGGATACGAGTGGTTTTACAAAAGGAAAGAAAAAGGAATTTTTTGAACGTCTTTTTCACCTTAAAGGGGAAGCAATGCAAGTAGAGGTAGACGCACTTGTTTTTGAAAATCACTGGCTAGCCTTTAACTACGGTATTTGCTGTCGAGGGCGTTATGTCACTTATGCGCTTGGGCATGAGCCAAACTTTAACATTTTTGGTGTCGGTCGTTTACTTAATCAAACGACGATCAAGCGCACTTTTTCAGAAAATTATCATATGTTCGATATGAGTATTGGTTACGAGGCGTATAAATTCGATTGGCGCTCTGGCATCGATTTTACAAGGCGTATCGTTGCAAGTAGTAAAACAAAACGAGCAAAGTTGTTGCTTGGATGGTTTGTACGGAAGGAACGTCTAAAGGAAATGCTGAAAAGTAGTCAGCGTTTCGTTGGATGGAAACGTCACACTCTTGGTGAGATGCGCTATTTAGTAAAGTATGGAAAAGTGAAAGATTGGCTAGAATATGGACAACAATTCGTTGAAAAGTTTGTTCGTTTGAAGCAAGTGGATTTGTACGAGTTATCCCCATCTGATCGAGTCATTCCACAACAACCAGTAGGGGAGTTGTTCGAGGAAATGTCGATTCAAGAGGCAATGCCACTCGATCAAGAAGAGATTATTTCAATATTTTATAAGGGGTACATTCTTTATAAAGATTCCTTTGCCCAGACGACGAAGCCTGCATTTGCATTACATACTGACAACTTACGTGTGGATGCATTGCAAATTGTTGAACCTTTGCCAAAACAAACCTACTTTTTACACTATGATTTCTATAAAGATATAGGCGTTATTACAGCTTTTATTCAAAAAATAAAGCCAAATGAAACACTTTGGGTGACGGCAAGCTTTTGGCAATGGCGTAAGCGAAAACGATTGCAGCAATTAGGCTATAAACGTATTTCTCGAATGAAGCATTTTAAATGTGCTCGTTATGAGCGCAATCATGTAGAAAATTATACAGAGAGTGGGGGCGATGTTCATTCTATCCATTAA